The Christiangramia flava JLT2011 genome has a segment encoding these proteins:
- a CDS encoding putative porin, with product MKKSLIYFCLLISIFAFGQAPQGKPGNTKVSDSAKKAPIDLYKIISIENDTTHLDTTLTIEKDYKFNYLRKDNFALLPFSNTGQTYNALSLEKDYDQTFSGFGARARHYNFLEAEDINYYFVPTPLTELYFKTVPEQGQQLDAFFTVNTSENLNMFIGYKGLRALGKYQHILTSTGNLRLGFSYQSDNDRYRIKAHFVAQDLLNEENGGLTTQSLQQYLDREEEFSDRSVLDVNYENAENVLYGKRFFAEQSVNINNPADSTNNFLFGHRINYSWKKYVFKQDAAVNSLYGNSFESSDLRDVTKYANLENEVSLSFKNKYAGKIEALAGITNYDYGYNSVVIKENDTVGNRLRGSVMHLGGGYSAQFGGFNLEAKGKLNLSEEFPGNFLDVSAGYDFDEQNRIRFGFSQNSTRPNFNFLLYQSDYLNYNWQNDFDNVSSQRLYAQFDSKKIAAISAILAQIQNYTYFAQDDSLNVRPFQSGNAVRFYKIKAERGFDFGRFGMHHTIMYQDVVEGFDVLNLPKLVTRNSIYYKDYWFDKALYLQTGFTLNYFSKYQMNAYDPVLAEFYVQNDQELGGYPVVDYFFNAKVDQARIFFKLQHLNALLKQNNNLVAPNYPYTDFLIRFGLVWNFFF from the coding sequence ATGAAGAAAAGCTTAATTTATTTCTGCCTGCTTATTTCCATATTTGCTTTCGGTCAGGCACCCCAGGGAAAACCTGGAAATACCAAGGTTTCAGATTCCGCAAAAAAAGCACCTATCGATCTTTACAAGATCATCAGCATAGAAAATGATACCACGCACCTCGATACCACGCTCACGATCGAGAAGGATTACAAGTTCAATTACTTGCGGAAAGACAATTTTGCGCTTTTGCCATTTTCTAATACCGGGCAAACCTATAATGCACTCAGTCTCGAAAAAGACTATGATCAGACCTTTTCCGGCTTTGGAGCAAGGGCCCGGCATTACAACTTTCTGGAGGCTGAAGACATCAATTATTATTTTGTACCCACGCCATTAACGGAACTGTATTTTAAAACCGTTCCCGAACAGGGCCAGCAGCTGGATGCCTTTTTCACTGTGAATACCTCGGAAAATCTCAATATGTTCATTGGCTATAAAGGCCTGCGGGCGCTTGGGAAATATCAGCACATCTTAACCAGTACCGGTAATTTGCGGCTGGGCTTCAGTTATCAGTCAGATAATGACCGTTATCGCATCAAGGCGCATTTTGTGGCCCAGGACCTGCTAAATGAGGAAAATGGTGGGTTGACCACGCAATCTCTTCAGCAATATCTGGACCGGGAGGAAGAATTTAGCGATCGTTCGGTTCTGGATGTAAACTATGAAAATGCTGAAAATGTGCTCTACGGAAAACGTTTTTTCGCAGAACAGTCGGTCAATATTAATAACCCGGCCGATTCTACCAATAATTTCCTTTTTGGTCATCGGATCAATTACAGCTGGAAAAAGTATGTTTTCAAGCAGGATGCCGCTGTGAATTCTTTATATGGTAATTCATTTGAAAGTTCCGATTTAAGGGATGTGACCAAATATGCCAATTTGGAGAATGAAGTTTCGCTAAGCTTTAAAAATAAATACGCCGGTAAAATTGAAGCACTGGCCGGGATCACCAATTATGATTACGGGTATAATTCTGTTGTGATTAAGGAAAATGATACCGTTGGGAATCGCTTGCGGGGGAGTGTAATGCATCTTGGTGGCGGTTATTCAGCTCAATTTGGAGGTTTTAACCTGGAGGCAAAAGGAAAATTGAACCTTTCGGAAGAATTTCCTGGTAATTTCCTGGATGTTTCTGCGGGCTATGATTTCGATGAGCAGAATAGAATTCGGTTTGGGTTTAGTCAGAATAGTACACGACCAAATTTCAATTTTCTGCTCTACCAGAGCGATTATCTCAATTATAACTGGCAGAACGATTTTGATAATGTTTCCTCCCAGCGGCTATATGCCCAATTTGATTCAAAAAAGATCGCTGCTATTTCGGCCATTCTGGCCCAGATTCAGAATTATACCTATTTTGCCCAGGATGACAGTTTGAATGTTCGCCCCTTTCAATCGGGTAACGCCGTTCGTTTTTATAAAATTAAGGCTGAAAGAGGATTTGATTTCGGTCGCTTCGGGATGCATCATACTATAATGTATCAGGATGTGGTTGAAGGATTCGATGTGCTGAATCTACCGAAACTGGTAACAAGGAATTCGATTTATTACAAAGATTACTGGTTTGATAAAGCGCTTTATCTGCAAACGGGGTTTACCCTGAACTATTTCAGCAAATATCAGATGAATGCTTATGATCCTGTTTTAGCTGAATTTTACGTTCAGAACGATCAGGAACTCGGCGGATATCCGGTTGTAGATTATTTTTTCAATGCAAAAGTAGACCAGGCCAGGATCTTTTTTAAGCTTCAGCATTTGAATGCGCTGTTAAAACAGAATAATAATTTGGTTGCGCCCAACTATCCTTACACCGATTTTTTGATAAGATTTGGGCTGGTTTGGAACTTTTTCTTCTAG
- a CDS encoding SusC/RagA family TonB-linked outer membrane protein encodes MRKKLLGILTLFMVLVVQIAFAQEKTVTGTVLDDEGLPLPGVNVIEKGTNNGAQTDFDGNYSISVGEGSTLVFSYVGFSPKEVVVGSANSYNVTLETDSGALDEVVVMGYVSKKREDLTGSVVQVDSEQLQQTPMASVDQALQGKVSGLQISTSSGTPGATQDIRIRGISSINAGNDPLYVIDGVPVINNNVAGFGSGSSLSALASLNSNDIESIAVLKDASATAAYGARGANGVIVITTKSGKSGKTSVNVSSYYGFTNNATDGPDMLTGAEREILYYEGIVNTYGADYGLSNIDDARDFEATYLGDYAGYIAWNEAGRPEGNWDEVIKNNDAPVQEHTISATGGGDDHNFYTSLGYYKQEATVIGSTFDRITGSLNLTKDITDNLKFTTSNTGSHTFQDGILEGSAYFSSPHTARYFMSPIDQPYNEDGTINLNTGVPNPLYISQNDIDESKLTRILTNNALSWQTPIENLSLTSRVSIDYQVYDAKRYRNRVLGDGSSTDGYGARVSRNTVTYVFQNSIDYLTNFGDHNFDFKLLQEFQKYKRNYLFADGDSFVTDGLSNLASSGNPTSASSEFTDWAVASYLATASYNYDNRYVLNGTFRREGNSRFASDKRWGDFWSVGAAWNLHREEFLSGSDFVNNLKLRASYGKTGNANIGINQYQVLFNYDADYAGSGASYPATYGNEDLTWETGNTFDVGIDFGLWQNRLTGSLAYYRRESKDLLLDVPLSYTTGFSSQFRNIGRMENKGFEAELNVKVVRTDDFNVSLGGNVGTVENEVLEVAQDANGNEIAVTSIYSTYQRSKSGSLVNEWFLPAWAGVDPETGLDTYYTNGEGSEIAASYTQANRVYTGYSALPTISAGMNFHVDFKGFFLDASGYYAGGHKVYESWHRYINQNNLYATAFYNGYDYLLNRWQQPGDVTRVQKSRFAGEPWQYSTKFLHDGDFFRLRNVTVGYDFNPSITEAIGINSARIFVRGTNLYTWVKDDNLLHDPEIDASGFTSITTPPVKSVVLGVNLKL; translated from the coding sequence ATGAGAAAAAAATTACTTGGAATTCTAACGCTTTTCATGGTGTTAGTAGTGCAAATTGCATTTGCGCAGGAAAAAACCGTTACAGGAACGGTTTTAGATGATGAGGGTTTACCGCTACCAGGGGTGAACGTAATTGAAAAGGGGACTAATAATGGTGCTCAAACCGACTTTGATGGAAATTACTCTATTTCAGTTGGAGAGGGATCAACACTTGTTTTTAGTTATGTTGGTTTTTCCCCGAAAGAGGTTGTTGTAGGCTCTGCTAATTCTTACAACGTTACATTGGAAACTGACTCAGGTGCTTTGGATGAAGTAGTTGTAATGGGTTATGTTTCTAAAAAGAGAGAAGATTTAACTGGTTCGGTTGTTCAGGTAGATTCTGAGCAGCTTCAGCAAACTCCAATGGCTTCTGTAGATCAGGCTTTACAAGGTAAAGTTTCCGGTCTTCAGATTTCTACGAGTTCAGGTACTCCTGGTGCTACTCAGGATATCCGTATTCGTGGTATTAGCTCGATTAACGCTGGTAACGACCCGTTATATGTAATTGATGGTGTTCCGGTAATCAACAACAACGTTGCTGGTTTCGGTTCAGGTTCTTCACTTTCTGCTTTAGCGAGTTTGAACTCTAATGACATTGAGAGCATCGCTGTGTTGAAAGACGCTTCTGCTACTGCAGCTTATGGAGCAAGAGGTGCGAACGGGGTAATCGTAATTACTACTAAGAGCGGTAAGAGCGGGAAGACTTCTGTAAATGTTAGTTCATACTATGGTTTCACCAATAACGCTACTGATGGTCCAGATATGTTGACCGGTGCTGAAAGAGAAATTCTTTACTATGAAGGAATCGTAAACACCTATGGTGCAGATTACGGTCTTTCTAATATTGATGACGCCAGAGATTTTGAAGCTACTTACTTAGGAGATTATGCGGGTTATATAGCCTGGAACGAAGCAGGTCGTCCTGAAGGAAACTGGGATGAGGTTATTAAGAATAACGATGCGCCTGTTCAGGAGCACACTATTTCTGCAACTGGAGGTGGTGATGATCATAACTTCTATACTTCTCTTGGTTATTACAAGCAGGAAGCTACTGTAATTGGATCTACTTTTGATAGAATTACAGGTTCCTTGAACCTTACTAAAGATATCACTGATAATCTTAAGTTTACCACATCTAACACTGGTTCACATACTTTCCAGGATGGTATTCTTGAGGGAAGTGCTTATTTCTCTTCTCCTCACACTGCGAGATATTTCATGTCTCCAATCGATCAGCCATATAATGAAGATGGAACTATTAACTTAAATACTGGTGTTCCAAACCCATTATACATTTCTCAAAATGATATTGATGAGTCTAAACTTACAAGGATTCTGACTAACAACGCTTTGTCATGGCAGACTCCAATCGAAAACCTTTCTTTGACTTCAAGAGTTTCGATTGACTACCAGGTATATGATGCAAAACGTTACAGAAACCGTGTTCTTGGAGATGGTTCTAGTACTGATGGATATGGAGCTAGAGTGAGCAGAAATACTGTTACTTATGTTTTCCAGAACTCTATTGACTACCTAACTAATTTCGGTGATCATAACTTTGATTTCAAATTGCTTCAGGAATTCCAGAAGTATAAGAGAAATTACCTTTTTGCTGATGGAGACAGCTTTGTGACCGATGGTCTTTCAAACCTGGCTTCTTCAGGTAACCCAACATCAGCTTCTTCTGAATTTACAGATTGGGCGGTAGCTTCTTACCTTGCAACTGCTTCGTATAACTACGATAACAGATATGTTTTGAACGGAACTTTCCGTCGTGAAGGAAACTCAAGATTCGCTTCAGATAAGCGTTGGGGAGATTTCTGGTCAGTTGGTGCTGCCTGGAACCTGCACAGAGAAGAATTCCTTTCAGGAAGCGATTTTGTAAACAATCTTAAATTACGTGCTTCTTACGGTAAAACTGGTAACGCAAACATTGGTATCAACCAGTACCAGGTATTATTTAACTATGATGCTGATTATGCTGGAAGTGGAGCTTCTTACCCTGCAACATATGGTAACGAAGACCTAACCTGGGAAACTGGAAATACCTTCGATGTTGGTATCGATTTTGGTCTATGGCAGAACAGGTTGACTGGATCTCTTGCATACTATCGCAGAGAGTCTAAAGACCTTCTTCTTGATGTACCGTTATCTTATACTACAGGTTTCTCAAGCCAGTTCAGAAACATCGGGCGTATGGAGAACAAAGGTTTTGAAGCTGAATTAAACGTTAAAGTTGTTCGTACTGATGATTTCAACGTAAGCCTAGGTGGTAACGTAGGTACTGTTGAAAACGAAGTTCTTGAGGTTGCTCAGGATGCGAACGGTAACGAGATCGCTGTAACGAGTATTTACTCAACTTACCAGAGATCAAAATCTGGATCATTGGTTAACGAGTGGTTCTTACCTGCTTGGGCTGGTGTAGATCCAGAAACAGGTTTAGATACTTATTATACTAATGGTGAAGGAAGTGAAATCGCTGCAAGCTATACTCAGGCGAATAGAGTTTACACTGGATACAGTGCTCTTCCAACTATTTCTGCTGGTATGAATTTCCATGTTGATTTCAAAGGTTTCTTCCTTGATGCTTCAGGATACTACGCCGGTGGTCATAAAGTTTACGAGTCTTGGCACCGATACATCAACCAGAACAACCTGTATGCTACTGCATTCTACAATGGGTATGATTACTTATTGAACAGATGGCAACAGCCTGGTGATGTGACCAGAGTTCAGAAATCAAGGTTCGCTGGTGAGCCATGGCAGTATAGCACGAAGTTCCTTCACGATGGTGACTTCTTCCGTCTAAGAAATGTGACTGTTGGATATGATTTCAACCCTAGCATTACAGAAGCTATCGGAATCAATAGCGCCAGAATTTTTGTAAGAGGAACTAACCTTTATACTTGGGTGAAAGATGATAATTTGCTGCATGACCCAGAAATTGATGCTTCAGGATTCACTAGTATCACTACTCCTCCTGTAAAATCAGTAGTATTAGGTGTTAACTTAAAACTTTAA
- a CDS encoding RagB/SusD family nutrient uptake outer membrane protein codes for MNKIIYMALAVVLVTAGSCSTDDLEPSLEQSKRSENAILSVGDMEGLIKGAYNRLSSSGYYGRDYLVTNEVRTTNVFSNGNSGRFSTEAALAYLPNSTYIWDNAYGVIAVANILIGTDVSTLEGDQAYGQHIQGQAYAIRALAHFDLLKTYGQQYVGGDLGVPYVKSFKGGNDFPSRDSVDSNIADIMSDLQTAFDLMSSDYFDSSKEFMSKYTAKALESRVALQFGMWTEARDAAKAVIDSGIYSIVPASDYVASFDQDGGANSIFEIAYSGTDNPGSDSMEFIYRGSTYGDIQVLPNVLDLYEEGDVRADILGYEGERLRNIGKYPNRSANVIVIRYEEVVLNYAEALYQIDENDEMALTWLNKIPEARGATPYDDVTVENILQERRRELIFEGLYFWDLMRYGMDIEKVDVLQNISATIPFGDYRLAYPIPLNEIDANSNITQNPNYGS; via the coding sequence ATGAATAAAATAATTTATATGGCCCTTGCAGTGGTGTTAGTGACTGCAGGTTCATGTTCTACAGATGACCTTGAGCCGTCTTTGGAACAATCTAAAAGATCTGAAAATGCCATCCTAAGTGTGGGTGACATGGAAGGACTTATCAAAGGAGCTTATAACCGACTTTCTAGTTCGGGGTACTACGGTAGAGATTACCTGGTAACCAACGAAGTTCGTACTACGAACGTATTTTCAAATGGTAACTCAGGTCGTTTCAGTACAGAAGCAGCTTTAGCTTACCTTCCGAACAGTACTTATATCTGGGATAACGCGTATGGTGTGATTGCTGTAGCGAACATTCTTATTGGTACTGACGTTTCTACCCTGGAAGGAGATCAGGCTTACGGTCAGCACATTCAGGGACAAGCTTACGCAATCAGAGCCCTGGCACATTTTGACCTTCTGAAAACTTACGGTCAGCAATATGTTGGTGGTGATCTTGGTGTTCCTTATGTGAAGTCTTTTAAAGGCGGGAATGATTTTCCATCTCGTGATTCAGTTGATTCAAACATCGCTGATATCATGAGCGACCTTCAAACTGCTTTTGATCTAATGAGTTCAGATTACTTCGATTCTTCAAAAGAATTCATGTCGAAGTATACAGCTAAAGCTTTGGAATCTAGAGTAGCTCTACAGTTCGGAATGTGGACTGAAGCTCGTGATGCGGCAAAAGCGGTAATCGATTCTGGAATCTATTCAATCGTTCCAGCTTCAGATTATGTTGCTTCTTTCGATCAGGATGGTGGTGCTAACTCTATCTTCGAAATCGCTTACAGCGGAACCGACAACCCAGGAAGTGATTCTATGGAATTCATCTATAGAGGTTCTACTTATGGAGATATCCAGGTTCTTCCAAACGTTCTGGATCTTTATGAAGAAGGAGATGTTCGTGCTGATATTCTTGGTTACGAAGGTGAGAGACTTAGAAACATTGGTAAATATCCAAACAGATCTGCTAACGTAATTGTTATTCGTTATGAGGAAGTAGTGTTGAACTATGCTGAAGCACTTTACCAAATTGATGAGAACGATGAAATGGCATTGACCTGGTTGAATAAAATTCCAGAAGCAAGAGGAGCTACTCCTTATGATGATGTGACAGTGGAAAACATCCTTCAGGAAAGAAGAAGAGAGCTAATCTTTGAAGGTCTTTATTTCTGGGATCTTATGAGATATGGAATGGACATCGAAAAAGTGGATGTTCTTCAGAATATTTCAGCTACAATTCCATTCGGAGATTACAGATTGGCATATCCAATTCCGTTGAATGAAATCGATGCGAATTCAAACATTACTCAGAATCCAAACTACGGTTCTTAA